The genomic region CTCCACCGTCGCGCTCATCCTCCGCGATGCCGAGTTGCAGCCGCACCGCTCGCGCTACTGGAAGACGCCGATTCCAGACGACACCTTTCGTGCCAAGGCCGCCAAGGTCCTCTGGTGCTACGAGAATGCTCACGCCCTGGCAGAGCGAGGCGAGGTAGTGCTGTGCGTGGACGAGAAGCCCAACATTCAAGCTCTGCAGCGGCGCTGTCCCACCCGCCCGATGAGGCCCGGCCTCATCCAGCGGCAGGAGTTCGAGTACGTGCGGCACGGCACGGTGAACTTCCTGGCCAAGCTGGTGGTGCATACCGGCAAGATGCACGGCTGGTGTCTGGAGCACAACGACAGCGCCAGCCTGCGGGCGGTCCTGCCCGAATTGTTGTGGGAACACCGCGATGCGCGTCGCATTCACCTCATCTGGGATGAGGGCTCCAGCCACATTGCCCACCCGACGCGTTCGTTCCTCAGCAACTACTACCCTCAGGTTCGAGTGCTCTTCACTCCGGCTCATGCCTCCTGGCTCGACCAAGCCGAGTTGCTGCTGCGCGCCTTCGGGGCGCGCTACCTTCAGCGAGGCGACTGGGCCAGCCGCTCCCACCTCATCGAGCACCTCAACGCCAGCTGGCCTGAGTACAACCGTCTCTATGCCCACCCGTTCACTTGGTCCTGGACTCGGACCAAGATGCACCGGTGGGTGGACCGTCACCAGTCCTGACTATGTCCAAAAA from Hyalangium gracile harbors:
- a CDS encoding IS630 family transposase, coding for MTHWSTRSLARAAQLRGIAPTISHSTVALILRDAELQPHRSRYWKTPIPDDTFRAKAAKVLWCYENAHALAERGEVVLCVDEKPNIQALQRRCPTRPMRPGLIQRQEFEYVRHGTVNFLAKLVVHTGKMHGWCLEHNDSASLRAVLPELLWEHRDARRIHLIWDEGSSHIAHPTRSFLSNYYPQVRVLFTPAHASWLDQAELLLRAFGARYLQRGDWASRSHLIEHLNASWPEYNRLYAHPFTWSWTRTKMHRWVDRHQS